A single window of Populus nigra chromosome 17, ddPopNigr1.1, whole genome shotgun sequence DNA harbors:
- the LOC133676898 gene encoding small ribosomal subunit protein bTHXc: MASLMVGALPMTPQALNFGSRLSYSQSQISLCHSTSSLPLSTASSSVPFVYCGRGDRKTERGKRFNHSFGNARPRDKKKGRGPPRIPVPAAPPKIDKSVDDEVVKIEIDESLG; encoded by the exons ATGGCTTCACTCATGGTGGGTGCTCTCCCTATGACCCCTCAAGCTCTCAACTTTGGCTCTCGCCTTTCTTATTCTCAATCCCAAATCTCTCTTTGCCATTCAACCTCTTCACTTCCACTCTCCACCGCCAGCTCTTCAGTCCCGTTTG TGTACTGTGGAAGAGGGGACAGGAAGACTGAAAGAGGGAAAAGATTCAACCACTCATTTGGAAAC GCGAGGCCTAGGGATAAGAAGAAAGGGAGAGGACCACCAAGAATACCAGTTCCTGCTGCTCCACCTAAGATAGATAAGTCTGTTGATGATGAGGTTGTCAAGATTGAAATTGATGAGTCGCTTGGTTAA
- the LOC133677583 gene encoding auxin transporter-like protein 2: MLSQKQAEEAIVSNYSETDQHEGKEEEAEENHSLFSIKSALWHGGSVWDAWFSCASNQVAQVLLTLPYSFSQLGMLSGILFQIFYGIVGSWTAYLISVLYIEYRSRKEKENVNFKNHVIQWFEVLDGLLGPYWKAVGLAFNCTFLLFGSVIQLIACASNIYYINDHMDKRTWTYIFGACCATTVFIPSFHNYRIWSFLGLGMTTYTAWYMAIAALIHGQVGVVTHSAPTKLVLYFTGATNILYTFGGHAVTVEIMHAMWKPQKFKYIYLMATLYVFTLTIPSATAVYWAFGDQLLNHSNAFALLPKNGFRDAAVILMLIHQFITFGFACTPLYFVWEKVIGMHDTKSICLRALARLPVVIPIWFLAIIFPFFGPINSAVGALLVSFTVYIIPSLAHMLTYRKSSARQNAAEKPPFFVPSWTAMYVINTFVVVWVLVVGFGFGGWASMTNFVRQVDTFGLFAKCYQCKPAGAAPPRPH; the protein is encoded by the exons ATGTTGTCTCAGAAGCAAGCAGAAGAAGCAATTGTTTCAAACTACAGCGAGACAGATCAACATGAAGGCAAGGAAGAAGAGGCAGAAGAGAACCACTCTTTGTTTAGTATCAAGAGTGCTCTTTGGCATGGTGGGTCTGTCTGGGATGCCTGGTTTAGCTGTGCCTCCAATCAA GTAGCACAAGTACTGCTGACACTTCCATACTCCTTCTCTCAGCTTGGTATGCTGTCAGGGATTTTGTTTCAGATATTCTATGGGATTGTAGGAAGCTGGACAGCTTACCTCATAAGTGTGCTTTACATTGAGTACAGAAGcagaaaggagaaagagaacGTTAACTTCAAGAACCATGTCATACAG TGGTTTGAAGTGCTTGATGGGCTACTGGGTCCATACTGGAAGGCAGTAGGACTTGCCTTCAACTGTACTTTCTTACTCTTTGGATCTGTCATTCAACTTATTGCTTGTGCTAG TAATATTTACTACATCAATGACCATATGGACAAGAGGACTTGGACTTACATTTTTGGAGCTTGCTGTGCCACAACAGTTTTTATACCCTCTTTTCATAACTACCGTATTTGGTCTTTTCTTGGTCTTGGCATGACCACATATACCGCCTGGTACATGGCCATAGCAGCTCTTATTCATGGCCAAGTAGGAGTCGTCACACATTCTGCTCCGACAAAGTTGGTGCTTTACTTCACCGGAGCCACCAACATCCTCTACACCTTTGGTGGACATGCTGTCACCGT GGAAATCATGCATGCCATGTGGAAGCCCCAGAAATTCAAGTATATTTACTTGATGGCTACTCTCTACGTGTTCACACTAACCATTCCTTCTGCCACCGCCGTCTACTGGGCCTTTGGAGACCAACTCCTCAACCATTCCAACGCCTTTGCTCTCCTCCCCAAGAATGGTTTCCGCGATGCTGCGGTTATCCTCATGCTCATTCACCAG TTTATCACATTTGGGTTTGCATGCACCCCATTGTACTTTGTGTGGGAGAAGGTTATAGGGATGCATGACACAAAGAGTATTTGCTTGAGGGCACTTGCAAGGCTCCCGGTGGTGATCCCAATATGGTTTTTGGCTATAATCTTCCCGTTCTTTGGACCCATTAACTCAGCAGTCGGTGCTCTTCTGGTCAGCTTCACAGTCTACATTATCCCATCTCTAGCCCACATGCTCACTTACAGAAAATCCTCTGCTAGACAG AATGCTGCAGAGAAGCCTCCTTTCTTCGTGCCAAGCTGGACCGCCATGTATGTTATCAACACCTTCGTGGTGGTGTGGGTGCTGGTGGTTGGTTTTGGGTTCGGCGGATGGGCTAGCATGACCAACTTCGTTAGGCAGGTGGACACGTTCGGACTCTTCGCAAAGTGCTATCAGTGCAAGCCAGCAGGAGCAGCACCGCCCCGTCCTCACTGA